A genomic window from Sphingobacterium sp. BN32 includes:
- a CDS encoding putative zinc-binding metallopeptidase — translation MKKLNILYFIAVLAVLVTSCRKDDPVDKDNSIFQPADPATVTEFDNWLIKNIAYPYNIDILYKYNDINTDPRFILVPADVKKSQLAIQVLKYAWLEAYDEVLGVDFTRQYAPKQFMFVGSSAIESDNTKVMATAEGGVKITMYEVNTLELDAAKLNDGYFHIIHHEFSHILHQTKNYSTDYQKISESDYIKDDWWLTSDADARKKGFVSAYSMVEPNEDFAEVYSIFITSTDAQWKSIIAQAGTEGAEKINKKLNIIREYAKNSWEFDLDELRSVVLRRSERVPGLSFVDFN, via the coding sequence ATGAAGAAATTAAATATACTCTATTTTATTGCTGTACTGGCAGTTCTTGTAACTTCATGTCGAAAGGATGACCCTGTTGACAAAGATAACTCGATCTTCCAGCCTGCAGACCCGGCCACCGTTACGGAGTTCGATAACTGGCTAATCAAGAATATCGCCTATCCATATAACATCGATATTCTATATAAATATAACGATATCAATACCGATCCTCGTTTTATCCTGGTCCCTGCAGATGTTAAGAAGTCGCAATTAGCGATTCAAGTATTGAAGTACGCTTGGTTGGAAGCATACGACGAGGTCTTAGGTGTGGATTTCACCAGACAATATGCTCCTAAGCAATTTATGTTCGTAGGGTCTTCAGCGATTGAAAGCGATAATACGAAAGTAATGGCTACCGCAGAGGGAGGGGTTAAGATTACTATGTACGAGGTGAATACCCTGGAATTGGACGCCGCTAAATTGAATGACGGATATTTCCATATCATCCACCACGAGTTTAGCCACATTTTACACCAAACGAAAAACTACAGCACAGACTACCAAAAGATTTCGGAATCTGATTATATCAAAGATGATTGGTGGTTGACTTCGGATGCTGACGCGAGAAAGAAAGGTTTTGTTTCTGCCTATTCGATGGTGGAGCCGAACGAGGATTTTGCGGAGGTGTATTCGATTTTTATCACTTCGACAGACGCGCAATGGAAATCAATCATCGCACAAGCAGGAACAGAGGGTGCGGAAAAAATCAATAAGAAGCTGAATATCATTCGTGAATATGCGAAGAACTCTTGGGAATTTGATCTTGATGAATTACGCTCCGTAGTACTTCGTCGTTCGGAACGTGTTCCGGGTTTATCGTTTGTTGACTTTAATTAA
- a CDS encoding RagB/SusD family nutrient uptake outer membrane protein, which translates to MKRIYKLLLVSVSTVAFLGSCDKTLDTPPDSRTELDTPEKIQKLLVSAYPAASTYWMNEMSSDNADYNGDVWLAYDRFHGQSFFWQDITEASNDNTYEIWSKHYGAIGTANAVLEAIEKLGNPSNLDAARGEALICRAYSHFVLVNTFSHAYNKTTSQTDLGIPYSDKIEKELITEHDRSTVARTYELIQQDIEKGLPLISDSYYTQPKFHFNIKAAHAFAARFYLYHREYDKAIAAATKAIGTAGNADLRDWNALQKLSNNNFIKPNAYISKDEKANYLLMDAVSSWPYCHGPYRGGGRYSFSKYISDNEASTSNGPWGDYALLNFRALNYDANAKKMVAYKIAGYFEYTDVINKIGYVHSVQAIFTADETLLTRAEAYALKGDVDNAAKDMLTFLGNYSVKRNITKQSILDFYKNIDYYKYDVPTPKKAFNIDFSLSQDQENMIHAILHSRRVLTMHEGQRWNDIKRYGIVIYRRLVQNNEVGLLDELKPNDPRRAYQLPKEILGAGLPGNPR; encoded by the coding sequence ATGAAAAGAATATATAAATTATTATTAGTCTCTGTTTCTACTGTAGCATTCTTAGGTTCTTGTGATAAAACCTTAGATACACCTCCGGATTCAAGAACAGAGCTGGATACGCCCGAAAAGATTCAGAAATTACTGGTCTCTGCCTATCCCGCGGCGTCCACGTATTGGATGAACGAGATGTCTTCGGATAATGCGGATTATAACGGCGACGTATGGTTAGCTTACGACCGCTTTCATGGACAGTCTTTCTTTTGGCAAGATATTACCGAAGCCTCCAATGATAATACCTATGAGATTTGGAGCAAACACTACGGCGCTATTGGTACGGCCAATGCGGTATTAGAGGCGATCGAGAAGCTTGGAAATCCTAGTAACCTAGATGCGGCTCGAGGCGAAGCATTAATCTGTAGAGCCTACAGTCATTTTGTGTTAGTTAACACATTCTCGCATGCTTACAATAAAACGACGAGTCAAACGGATTTAGGGATCCCATATTCGGATAAGATCGAGAAGGAACTGATTACAGAACATGATCGTAGTACTGTTGCGAGAACTTACGAGTTGATTCAACAGGATATCGAAAAAGGACTGCCTTTAATCAGTGATTCGTACTATACACAACCAAAGTTCCACTTTAACATCAAAGCAGCACATGCTTTTGCTGCGCGCTTCTATTTGTATCATAGAGAATATGACAAGGCGATCGCTGCGGCGACAAAAGCTATTGGCACAGCCGGGAATGCAGATTTAAGAGATTGGAATGCGTTGCAGAAACTGAGCAACAATAATTTTATAAAACCCAATGCTTACATCAGTAAAGACGAAAAAGCAAATTACTTATTGATGGACGCGGTTTCAAGCTGGCCATATTGCCATGGTCCTTACCGAGGTGGCGGTCGTTACTCATTCAGTAAGTACATCTCTGATAATGAGGCGAGCACTTCAAATGGGCCTTGGGGCGATTATGCATTGTTGAACTTTAGAGCATTAAACTACGACGCGAATGCGAAGAAGATGGTGGCTTATAAAATCGCCGGCTACTTCGAGTATACCGATGTCATCAACAAGATTGGTTATGTGCATTCTGTACAGGCAATTTTTACAGCTGATGAAACGCTTTTGACGCGTGCAGAAGCTTATGCATTGAAGGGTGATGTGGATAATGCGGCAAAAGATATGTTGACATTTCTAGGGAATTATTCGGTAAAGCGTAATATCACGAAGCAGAGCATCCTAGATTTCTACAAAAACATTGATTATTACAAGTATGATGTTCCTACGCCTAAGAAAGCCTTCAATATTGACTTTTCTTTATCTCAAGATCAAGAGAACATGATTCACGCAATTTTACATAGCCGTCGCGTTCTAACGATGCACGAGGGGCAGCGTTGGAATGATATCAAGCGTTATGGTATCGTCATTTATAGACGCTTAGTCCAAAATAATGAGGTAGGCTTGCTGGATGAATTGAAACCAAATGACCCTCGTCGTGCTTACCAATTACCGAAAGAGATTTTAGGTGCTGGATTACCAGGAAACCCAAGATAA
- a CDS encoding DUF4302 domain-containing protein — MKNINKIFLACALALTFSSCSRFEDPIFDDSSAQRMNEAFAEYDKTLQSAPYGWSLDYYYGDSKNPLGGYKMLAKFKEGKVELASELTTNKVNAGTSQTSTYSFVSDNGPVLSFDSYNPILHYYSEASPSSPDGLGGDYEFIMESVTAEKIVMRGKKFGNTIVMRPLNEEKDFVAYVNEIKELKNIFSKLMRFDVQTAAGTTGGAINLDQSKWYNTENPEKVTYYAVSDEGIDLQFPVTLDGKEYDSFIFNKDTKTFHARGNTAITIKSVRLEYADIPGSYKLSYISNRGSKNEIVTIKAKEEGKSYTLTSETFILPIQLDYENGNLIFKPQNLGRTPDGSSGNLWLTVGYETNLLGYISQTYQNTPEHIMGGLWMQGTREKPSLTVMSQYTKPGIFGASPMKFLGLHKIVGTTKTFYDNKDGVNFLYNIKLVKQ; from the coding sequence ATGAAAAACATAAATAAGATATTTCTTGCTTGTGCGCTTGCATTGACCTTTAGTAGCTGTAGCCGTTTCGAAGATCCTATCTTCGATGATTCCTCAGCACAAAGAATGAACGAAGCGTTCGCCGAGTATGATAAGACACTTCAGAGTGCACCATACGGTTGGAGTTTGGATTATTACTACGGTGATTCTAAGAACCCGCTTGGCGGTTATAAGATGCTTGCAAAGTTTAAGGAAGGTAAAGTGGAATTAGCGTCTGAGCTGACTACAAATAAAGTGAACGCGGGGACTTCCCAAACTTCGACTTACAGCTTTGTTTCTGACAATGGTCCAGTTTTGAGTTTTGATAGTTATAATCCTATTCTTCATTATTATTCAGAGGCGTCGCCATCCTCTCCAGATGGATTGGGTGGAGATTATGAATTTATTATGGAGTCCGTAACGGCGGAAAAAATTGTTATGCGCGGCAAGAAATTCGGCAACACAATCGTTATGCGTCCGCTTAATGAGGAGAAGGACTTCGTAGCGTATGTGAATGAAATTAAAGAATTGAAAAATATCTTCAGTAAACTGATGCGTTTTGATGTTCAAACTGCTGCTGGAACTACTGGTGGAGCCATTAACTTGGATCAAAGTAAATGGTACAACACTGAGAATCCGGAGAAAGTAACATATTATGCAGTTTCTGACGAAGGTATTGATTTGCAATTCCCCGTGACTCTAGATGGTAAAGAATACGATAGCTTTATCTTCAATAAGGATACAAAAACCTTTCATGCTAGAGGAAATACCGCTATTACGATTAAAAGCGTCCGCTTGGAATATGCAGATATTCCAGGAAGTTACAAGTTATCTTATATCAGTAATCGTGGTTCAAAGAACGAGATTGTTACTATAAAAGCTAAAGAAGAAGGTAAGTCCTATACATTGACCTCTGAGACGTTTATTCTCCCTATTCAGTTAGATTATGAAAATGGGAACTTAATTTTCAAGCCACAAAATTTAGGTAGAACGCCTGACGGTTCTTCTGGCAACTTGTGGTTGACAGTGGGTTACGAAACGAATCTATTAGGCTATATCAGCCAAACTTACCAAAATACGCCAGAGCACATTATGGGAGGTTTATGGATGCAGGGCACGCGTGAGAAACCATCATTAACGGTTATGTCACAATACACAAAGCCAGGCATTTTTGGAGCATCGCCAATGAAATTTTTAGGCTTACATAAGATCGTTGGAACCACAAAAACATTTTACGATAATAAGGATGGGGTAAACTTCCTTTACAATATTAAACTCGTTAAGCAATAA
- a CDS encoding BACON domain-containing carbohydrate-binding protein: MRNLLKYIFLLGVMATVMVSCKKDNSAPELSVVETKLGTGPLENKGTIQLSSADYTATVEDAWCKIEQDGNIIHITVEQNDDKTNRSTLIHITSGDGKMLVVPITQRGLLFDINSPIKDLNYSFKGGVKKINIISNVDYKVEFDQDWLSYKVEGDTLYITADSYQPADKNTKRTAKATIIYGTDEAVLDLTQLNILSYEEFLGPGRLSFIDNATVNETYRKTLSVNIVEKVNGSVFTVVTGPIATLSNRSIKIDVTYNPDGSIQINSGQLLFEDYYDERSTEINTNKLVRVYGMMYNIAAKTYSSNFDPLLKAIAESSTTGMVYRFNAFNKWNNGSPLEILYREYAADGMAFPAYKLNTTTISRFTNIPPYVYMLGMRLEK; the protein is encoded by the coding sequence ATGAGAAATTTATTAAAATATATTTTCCTTTTAGGAGTCATGGCTACGGTCATGGTATCCTGTAAGAAGGATAATTCTGCGCCTGAATTGTCTGTTGTTGAGACAAAATTAGGAACTGGCCCCCTAGAAAATAAAGGGACCATCCAGCTAAGTTCAGCAGATTACACCGCAACTGTCGAAGATGCATGGTGTAAAATTGAGCAAGATGGAAATATCATTCACATCACAGTTGAACAGAACGATGATAAGACGAATCGCTCAACGCTGATCCACATCACATCGGGTGATGGCAAAATGCTAGTTGTTCCGATTACGCAGAGAGGGCTATTGTTTGATATAAACTCGCCCATTAAAGATTTGAATTATTCATTCAAAGGAGGAGTTAAGAAGATCAATATCATCAGTAACGTGGACTACAAGGTGGAATTTGATCAGGATTGGTTGAGCTATAAAGTAGAAGGCGATACACTCTATATCACTGCGGATAGCTATCAGCCTGCTGACAAAAACACGAAGCGAACAGCGAAAGCGACAATCATCTACGGGACTGATGAGGCGGTTTTAGATTTGACACAGCTGAATATTTTGTCTTACGAAGAATTCCTGGGGCCTGGCCGCTTATCATTTATTGATAACGCTACGGTCAATGAAACTTATCGTAAAACACTGTCAGTAAATATTGTAGAGAAAGTAAATGGTTCTGTGTTTACTGTAGTGACCGGGCCAATAGCAACACTTAGCAACAGATCCATCAAAATCGACGTCACGTATAACCCGGATGGGTCTATTCAGATTAATTCAGGACAATTGCTGTTTGAAGACTACTATGATGAAAGATCGACAGAGATTAACACGAACAAATTAGTTCGAGTTTATGGTATGATGTACAATATCGCTGCTAAGACCTATAGCTCTAATTTCGATCCTTTGTTGAAGGCAATAGCTGAATCTTCAACGACGGGTATGGTTTATAGATTTAATGCGTTTAATAAATGGAACAATGGTTCTCCGCTTGAGATTTTATACAGAGAATACGCTGCAGACGGTATGGCGTTTCCTGCTTATAAGTTGAATACAACAACAATCAGTAGGTTTACCAACATCCCTCCATATGTTTATATGCTTGGGATGCGTTTAGAAAAGTAA